Proteins from a single region of Catenulispora acidiphila DSM 44928:
- the ispG gene encoding flavodoxin-dependent (E)-4-hydroxy-3-methylbut-2-enyl-diphosphate synthase — translation MDIGLPTFPAAEARERRRISRQLDVGGVPVGGGAPVSVQSMTTTLTADVNATLQQIAQLTAAGCQIVRVAVPSQDDADALPAIAKKSQIPVIADIHFQPKYVFAAIDAGCAAVRVNPGNIKAFDDKVGEIARAAEDAGIPIRIGVNAGSLDKRLYEKYGKATPEALVESALWECSLFEEHGFRDIKISVKHHDPLVMVAAYRLLSEQCDYPLHLGVTEAGPLMQGTVKSAVAFGILLSEGIGDTIRVSLSAPPVEEVKVGISILESLGLRRRHLEIVSCPSCGRAQVDVYKLAERVQAAFDGFPHPLRVAVMGCVVNGPGEAREADIGVSSGNGKGQIFVRGEVVRTVPEAQIVEALVEEALALSEGS, via the coding sequence ATCGACATCGGACTGCCGACCTTCCCGGCCGCGGAGGCGCGCGAGCGACGAAGGATCAGCCGGCAGCTCGACGTCGGCGGCGTGCCGGTGGGCGGGGGCGCGCCGGTGTCCGTGCAGTCGATGACGACCACGCTGACCGCGGACGTCAACGCCACCCTGCAACAGATCGCGCAGCTCACCGCCGCCGGCTGCCAGATCGTCCGGGTCGCGGTGCCCTCGCAGGACGACGCCGACGCCCTTCCCGCGATCGCGAAGAAGTCGCAGATCCCTGTCATCGCCGACATCCATTTCCAGCCGAAATACGTCTTCGCCGCCATCGACGCCGGCTGCGCGGCCGTGCGCGTCAATCCCGGCAACATCAAGGCTTTCGACGACAAGGTCGGCGAGATCGCGCGCGCCGCCGAGGACGCCGGGATCCCGATCCGGATCGGGGTGAACGCGGGCTCCCTGGACAAGCGGCTGTACGAGAAGTACGGCAAGGCGACGCCCGAAGCCCTGGTCGAATCGGCGCTGTGGGAGTGCTCGCTGTTCGAGGAACACGGGTTCCGGGACATCAAGATCTCGGTGAAACACCACGACCCGCTGGTGATGGTGGCGGCGTACCGGCTGCTGTCGGAGCAGTGCGACTACCCGCTGCACCTGGGCGTCACCGAGGCCGGGCCGCTGATGCAGGGCACGGTGAAGTCGGCAGTGGCGTTCGGCATCCTGCTGTCGGAGGGCATCGGGGACACGATCCGGGTCTCGCTGTCGGCGCCGCCGGTGGAGGAGGTCAAGGTCGGGATCAGCATCCTGGAATCGCTCGGGCTGCGGCGGCGGCATCTGGAGATCGTGTCGTGTCCGTCGTGCGGGCGCGCGCAGGTGGACGTGTACAAGTTGGCCGAGCGCGTGCAGGCGGCGTTCGACGGCTTCCCGCACCCGCTGCGCGTCGCGGTGATGGGCTGCGTGGTGAACGGTCCCGGCGAGGCGCGGGAGGCCGACATCGGCGTCTCCTCCGGCAACGGCAAGGGTCAGATCTTCGTGCGCGGCGAGGTCGTCCGCACGGTCCCCGAGGCGCAGATCGTCGAAGCGCTCGTGGAGGAGGCGCTGGCCCTGTCCGAGGGGTCATGA